The Anaerolineae bacterium genome segment GTTGGATGCCGGCGGCTGATGCGTGCCGGCATCCGCGTACATAAGGGGGAGCACCAGCCAATATCCGTCCCGCAAATGTTGCGCAAGCTCTTGACAAACAAACAAAAATCTGCTATGCTATAAACAGCAAATTTCAACAACGCTCCGTCAATTTTCGACAATCACGCGCAATCAGAACTCTGCGGGACGGTTGCGGTGCTCCCTCTCGAACGGCAGGCGAGTATCTTACAATTACTGCGCCAGACACCGGGCATCACGGTGAGTGAGTTGGCCCAGATGTTGCATGTGTCAGAGGGCACGATCCGCAACGACTTGAAGGCGCTGGAGAGCGCCGGCAAGATCCAGCGCGTGCGCGGCGGCGCCATCGTCCCCGACCACCACACCTTCATCAGCCCCACATTTGCGGCTCGCGCTCGCACGAACGTGCGCGCCAAGGAATGCATCGCCCGCTGGGCGGCGGAACTGGTGGAAGACGGCGACTCGATTATGCTCGACGCCAGCACCACCGTCTATGCCATGGTCCCGTACCTGCAGAAGCGCAAGAACCTGACGGTTATCACCAACGGCATAGAGATCGCCCTCGCCCTGGCCAAAAACCTCTCTCACACGGTCATCCTCATCGGCGGCAAGGTGCGGCCCGATGGCACATCGGTCGGCGGCAGTCTGGGCGAGCAAATCGTGCGCAACCTCCATGCCCGCACCGCCTTCGTCTCCTGCACGGGATTCTCCGTATCCGCCGGCCTCACCGAAGTAGACCTGCCCGAGATCGAACTCAAGCGGTTGATGATCCAGAGCGCGGACCGGGTGATAGCACTGATAGACTCCAGCAAATTTGGACGGGTGGACCTCACTTCCTTCGCTTCCATCGAGCAGATTGCCCATATCTTCACCGATGACCAGATCGCCCCCGCCTACATCGAAGAACTGCGCCAAACCCCGATCCAGCTCACGGTATGCAGTGAAGAGAGCACCTCCACCTATCCACCCAGCCGGCATCCGCCCAGACCGAAGCGCTACAAGATCGGCTTCGCCAACCTCAGCGACGCCCTGCCCTTCGCCGCCGATGTGCGCCGCGGCCTGGAGCGAGCCATCCAGATAACACCCGACATGGAGCTGATCGCCCGCGATAACCAGATGGACACCGAGGTAGCTCTGCGTGTCGCGGATGAGCTGATCGCCGCCGGCGTCCACCTGGTCATCGAATACCACCTGGACGAGCAGGCCGGCCCCCAGCTCATGAACAAGTTCCAGCGCGCCGGCATCCCCGTCATCGCCGTGGACATCCCCATCGTGGGCGCCACCTTCTTCGGCGTAGATAACTACCGCGCCGGCCATCTGGCCGGCCTGGCCCTTGGGGAATGGATCCTCCGCCACTGGCAGGGCCATGTGGAGCAGGTGATCATGCTCGAAGAGCCGCGCGCCGGCAAACTGCCCGCCGCCCGCATGCAGGGCCAGCTCGACGGCCTGCAGAAAATCCTCGGGCCCCTGCCGGCGGAGCGCATCCGCAGCGTCAACTGCGGCAATAACTGCCGCATGAGCGAAGAACAAATATACCGGCTCCTTCAGGAAATGCCGTCCGTCCACCGCATCGCCGTGCTGTGCTTTAATGACGAGGCGGCATTGGGAGCGGTGCGGGCGGCCCGCCAACTGGGGCGCGAGGAGGACCTGGTGGTGGTGGGACAGGGCGCCGACCGGCAGGTGCGCCAGGAGATACGGGACCCGCAGTCGCGCATCATCGGCTCCACCGCCTACTGGCCCGAGCGCTACGGCCCCAAGCTGGTCGAGATCGCCGGCAAAATCCTCGCCGGCCAGCCGGTCCCGCCGGCCATCTTCAACGAGCACGTGTTTATCTCGCACGACAACATCAACCTGTACTATCCGCAGGACGTTGATTCTGCCGTGTACGAATTACCTATTGCCCAAGAGGAAATGCTATGACGGAACCGATTCTAGAGCTACTGCACATCTCCAAGCGATTCGACATGACCCAGGCGCTGGATGACGTCTCCCTGGCCATCTACCCTGGGGAAATCCATGCGCTGGTGGGGGAAAACGGCGCCGGCAAATCCACCCTCATCAAAATCGCTACCGGCGTCCATCAGCCGGACACGGGCGAGATCCGGGTGCAGGGCCGGCCGGTAGTCATCCGCAACTCACAAGAGGCCCAGGCGCTCGGCATCGCCGCCATCTACCAGGAGCCCATGATCTTCCCGGACCTGAACGTGGCGGAGAACATTTTCATCAGTCACCGCTCTCGCGGCCCCTTCGTCCGCTGGAACCAAATGTATAAGGACGCCGAAAAAATTCTGGCCAAGCTCGGTGTGGTGATGGACGTGCGGCAGTCTGCCCAGGGCCTGACCGTGGCGCAACAGCAGACCGTCGAAATCGCCCGCGCCATCTCCCTGGATGTGCGCGTCCTCATCATGGACGAACCCACCTCCGCCCTCTCCCTGCACGAGGTCCAGCAGTTGTTTAAGCTGGTGCGCTCCCTGCGCGATCGCGGCATCGCCGTGCTGTTCATCGGCCACCGGCTGGAAGAGGTGTTCGAGATCGCCGACCGCATCACGGTGCTCCGGGATGGCAAGCTCATCTCCTCTCGACCGCGCAGTGAGGTCACGGTGGAACAGGTAATTCGTGACATGGTGGGCCGCGAGGTGGAGGAGTTCTTCGCCAAAAGCTCCGTTCAGCACGGCGAAGTGGTGCTGTCAGTGCGGGGATTGACCAAACAGAACGTCTTCTACGACGTTAATTTCGACCTGCGGCGGGGAGAGGTGCTGGGCTTCGCCGGCCTGGTCGGCTCCCGCCGCACGGACGTCGCCCTGGCGCTGTTCGGCATCGAGCCAGCCGACGCCGGCGAAATCACCATTGGCGGCAAATCCGTCCGCATCCGCTCCCCTCAACAGGCCATGGAGCTGGGCATCGCCTATGTCACCGAGGACCGCCGCAAGTACGGCCTGGTGATGCCCATGCCCATTTGTGCCAACATTACCCTGCCAACCCTGCCCCAATTCCTGAACGGCCTGGGGCTGATTCAGCGCCAGAAGGAGATCGAGGTAGCGGAACAATTCCGTCAGCGTCTGAACATCATGACCCCATCGGTCCTGAACACCGTTGAGCGCCTTTCCGGCGGGAACCAGCAGAAAGTGCTCCTCTGCAAATGGCTGAACGTCCAGCCTAGGGTGCTGATCCTGGATGAACCGACCCGTGGTATTGACGTGGGCGCCAAGGTGGAGGTCCACCATATGATCAACGACCTTGCCGCCCAGGGGATCGGCATCATCCTGATCTCGTCGGATCTGCCGGAAGTGCTGGCGATGAGCGACCGCATCCTGGTGATGCATGAAGGCCGGCAGATGGGCATCTACACCCGCGAAGAGGCCACACAGGAGAAAATCATGGCCGCCGCCATGGGTCATCCCGAAGCGATTCTGGAGAGACAAGCATGAAATTCATCACCCGCATCCTTCGACCCGAACAAGTTCGCGAGCTGGTCACACTGTTCCTGATCGTTATCATTGTGTTGGGCTTCGGCACCCTTCTCAAGGATTACTACACCGGGCGCACCTTCGTGCGCGTCTCAACCAGCATTGCCATCATCGCGGTGGTCGCTATGGCCCAGACGCTGGTAGCCATCACGCGCAACATTGACCTGTCGCTGGGAGCCATTGTCGGGTTCTGCGCCTTTTTCCTGGGCGTCCAGCTCTCGTATCACCATGAGATTGGCCCGGTGCCGGCGGCGCTCATCGCCATCGCGGTCGGGACCGCCATGGGGATGATCAACGGTCTCATCATCGCCTACGGACGGGTACCGGCCATCATCACCACCATCGGCACCATGGCCATCTACCGCACCGCCATTGTGCTCTATTCCGCCCCCGAAGGCGGCATCGTCTCCGCCCACCGCTTACCGATGTGGGCGCGCCAGTTCGCCAGCTGGAGCATCTTCAAAGTCGGCGATCTGGACTTCCGCGTCATGGTGGGCATTGCTATCGCGGTGGTCATCCTCATCCAATTAATGCTGACATACCTGCCCTACGGCCGCCGGCTGTACGCCATCGGATCCAACCCGGAAGCAGCGCGCATCGCCGGCTTCCCCGCTCAGCGCATTGTCTTCATCGCCTACCTCATCGGCGGCGCGCTGGCCGGCCTGGGCGGCTATCTCTTCCTGCTCCAGTACGGCAACCTGATGGTGCTGGCCGGCGTGGGTCTGGAATTTGACGCGGTGGCCGCGGCCGTGGTGGGCGGCGTGAACATTTTCGGTGGGACCGGGACAGCCATCGGTGCCTTCCTGGGCGCGACGCTTATCGGTACCCTGGACTACAGCCTGCGGCGCTGGCCGGCCATCAGCGAGTTCTGGCGCAACGCCATCCTCGGCCTCCTCATCCTGCTCGCCGTCGCCACCGACAGCGCCATCATGGCCCGTCTGCGGTCGATCTGGGCCCGCGCCGCGGCCGCCAGGACCGCCGAAATGGCGGAAGCGAAGGCCCGCTCCATGCCGCAGGCGTGATAGGGAACGAGCATATGGCACAGCCCATGCTGGCACACAATAACCAGAGGAGGAAGAATTCCATGCTGAGCACTCGTCTCGCATCCCTTCGCCGGATGCAGTTCCTGCGCTCATGGGAGGCCATCCTTTTCGTCCTGTTTCTGATCACCCTATTCTATAATTCGGCGCGCGCGCCGGCGTACCTGACGGTGGAAAACCAGATCAACGTCTTCTACCTGTACGCCGAGAAGATCATCGTCGCGTTGATCATGACCTTCATTATCATTAACGGGGAAATTGACCTGTCGGTCTCATCGGTGATGGGCCTTGCCGCCGGCATCCTCGGCCGCATGATCGAGCTGGGCTATCCTGGAGAACTCGCCCTCGCGGCGGCGCTGATCACCGGCCTCCTCTGCGGCCTGTGGAACGGCTTGTGGATCGCCTACGGCCGGCTCTCCTCCCTCATCGTCACCCTGGCCGGCATGATCATGTTCCGCGGCCTGGTATGGGTGCTGGTCGAGGACCGCTCCATCACCACCTTCCCCGATTGGATCAACAACATGGGCCAGCGTCCCATCCTGGGTCCATTCCCGCTGTCCCTGCTGATCTTCTTCTTCCTGCTCGTCATCGCCTATATCGTCCTCCAGCATTCCGCATTTGGGCGCTACGTGTACGTCATCGGCAACAACCGCGAGGTGGCACGCTTTTCTGGCGTCAAGGTCGAGGCCGTGAAGCTGGTGCTGTTCATTGCCTCTGGCCTGATCTCGGCCCTGGCCGGCGTGCTGTACACCGCCCGCCTGGGCGCCATGCGCGCCAGCACCGCCGAAGGCTTTGAGCTGGAAATCATCACCATGGTGCTCCTGGGCGGCGTCAATATCTTCGGCGGCTCTGGCACCCTTCTCGGCGTACTGCTGTCTATCCTGCTGATCCTGAACCTGCGCAACGGTATGTCGCTGTCCAACATCACCCTCCAACAGCAGACTGGCGTCATTGGCGCACTGCTCATCTTCTCGGTGCTCGTGCCCAACCTGGCCAACCGGGTGCGGGCTGAACTGAATCGCCGGCGTTTCGCTCGTCTGGCTGCCGAACGAGCAGCTCTCGCGGAGAGAAAG includes the following:
- a CDS encoding substrate-binding domain-containing protein — translated: MLPLERQASILQLLRQTPGITVSELAQMLHVSEGTIRNDLKALESAGKIQRVRGGAIVPDHHTFISPTFAARARTNVRAKECIARWAAELVEDGDSIMLDASTTVYAMVPYLQKRKNLTVITNGIEIALALAKNLSHTVILIGGKVRPDGTSVGGSLGEQIVRNLHARTAFVSCTGFSVSAGLTEVDLPEIELKRLMIQSADRVIALIDSSKFGRVDLTSFASIEQIAHIFTDDQIAPAYIEELRQTPIQLTVCSEESTSTYPPSRHPPRPKRYKIGFANLSDALPFAADVRRGLERAIQITPDMELIARDNQMDTEVALRVADELIAAGVHLVIEYHLDEQAGPQLMNKFQRAGIPVIAVDIPIVGATFFGVDNYRAGHLAGLALGEWILRHWQGHVEQVIMLEEPRAGKLPAARMQGQLDGLQKILGPLPAERIRSVNCGNNCRMSEEQIYRLLQEMPSVHRIAVLCFNDEAALGAVRAARQLGREEDLVVVGQGADRQVRQEIRDPQSRIIGSTAYWPERYGPKLVEIAGKILAGQPVPPAIFNEHVFISHDNINLYYPQDVDSAVYELPIAQEEML
- a CDS encoding sugar ABC transporter ATP-binding protein — encoded protein: MTEPILELLHISKRFDMTQALDDVSLAIYPGEIHALVGENGAGKSTLIKIATGVHQPDTGEIRVQGRPVVIRNSQEAQALGIAAIYQEPMIFPDLNVAENIFISHRSRGPFVRWNQMYKDAEKILAKLGVVMDVRQSAQGLTVAQQQTVEIARAISLDVRVLIMDEPTSALSLHEVQQLFKLVRSLRDRGIAVLFIGHRLEEVFEIADRITVLRDGKLISSRPRSEVTVEQVIRDMVGREVEEFFAKSSVQHGEVVLSVRGLTKQNVFYDVNFDLRRGEVLGFAGLVGSRRTDVALALFGIEPADAGEITIGGKSVRIRSPQQAMELGIAYVTEDRRKYGLVMPMPICANITLPTLPQFLNGLGLIQRQKEIEVAEQFRQRLNIMTPSVLNTVERLSGGNQQKVLLCKWLNVQPRVLILDEPTRGIDVGAKVEVHHMINDLAAQGIGIILISSDLPEVLAMSDRILVMHEGRQMGIYTREEATQEKIMAAAMGHPEAILERQA
- a CDS encoding ABC transporter permease; translation: MKFITRILRPEQVRELVTLFLIVIIVLGFGTLLKDYYTGRTFVRVSTSIAIIAVVAMAQTLVAITRNIDLSLGAIVGFCAFFLGVQLSYHHEIGPVPAALIAIAVGTAMGMINGLIIAYGRVPAIITTIGTMAIYRTAIVLYSAPEGGIVSAHRLPMWARQFASWSIFKVGDLDFRVMVGIAIAVVILIQLMLTYLPYGRRLYAIGSNPEAARIAGFPAQRIVFIAYLIGGALAGLGGYLFLLQYGNLMVLAGVGLEFDAVAAAVVGGVNIFGGTGTAIGAFLGATLIGTLDYSLRRWPAISEFWRNAILGLLILLAVATDSAIMARLRSIWARAAAARTAEMAEAKARSMPQA
- a CDS encoding ABC transporter permease; its protein translation is MLSTRLASLRRMQFLRSWEAILFVLFLITLFYNSARAPAYLTVENQINVFYLYAEKIIVALIMTFIIINGEIDLSVSSVMGLAAGILGRMIELGYPGELALAAALITGLLCGLWNGLWIAYGRLSSLIVTLAGMIMFRGLVWVLVEDRSITTFPDWINNMGQRPILGPFPLSLLIFFFLLVIAYIVLQHSAFGRYVYVIGNNREVARFSGVKVEAVKLVLFIASGLISALAGVLYTARLGAMRASTAEGFELEIITMVLLGGVNIFGGSGTLLGVLLSILLILNLRNGMSLSNITLQQQTGVIGALLIFSVLVPNLANRVRAELNRRRFARLAAERAALAERKEVKAETK